One window from the genome of Streptococcus salivarius encodes:
- a CDS encoding ABC transporter ATP-binding protein, which translates to MALLSLQQIHKTFEKGTVNENHVLRGLDLDIEQGDFISVIGGNGAGKSTLMNSIAGVLSIDEGDILLEGQSIKKASVDERSKDISRVFQDPRMGTATNLSIEENMAIAYRRGKKRSFFKKSITESERQVFKEALIDLGLGLENRMKTDANFLSGGQRQALTLAMATLVRPKILLLDEHTAALDPKTSDMVMNLTRKIVEEQELTTLMITHNMEHAIEYGNRLVMLYHGKIVVDVRGEEKKNLTVAELMDLFHKNSGQVLNDDALVLG; encoded by the coding sequence ATGGCTTTACTTAGTTTACAACAGATTCACAAGACCTTTGAAAAAGGCACAGTCAATGAAAATCACGTCCTTCGTGGTTTGGATCTCGACATTGAGCAGGGAGACTTTATCTCTGTTATTGGAGGAAATGGTGCTGGTAAATCAACCTTGATGAATTCAATCGCTGGTGTTCTTAGCATTGATGAAGGGGATATCTTGTTGGAGGGACAATCTATTAAGAAAGCATCTGTAGATGAGCGTTCTAAAGATATTAGCCGTGTTTTCCAAGATCCTCGAATGGGGACAGCGACAAACCTTTCTATTGAAGAAAATATGGCGATTGCCTATCGTCGAGGTAAGAAACGTAGCTTCTTTAAAAAGTCTATTACTGAGAGCGAACGTCAAGTGTTCAAGGAAGCCTTGATAGATCTTGGTCTTGGGCTTGAAAATCGTATGAAGACCGATGCTAATTTCTTGTCAGGTGGACAACGTCAGGCCTTGACACTTGCTATGGCGACCTTGGTTCGTCCAAAGATTTTGCTTTTAGATGAACATACAGCTGCGCTAGATCCTAAGACAAGTGACATGGTTATGAATTTGACGCGTAAGATTGTTGAAGAACAAGAGTTGACAACTCTTATGATTACCCATAATATGGAACATGCTATCGAATATGGGAACCGTCTGGTCATGCTCTATCATGGTAAAATCGTCGTCGATGTGCGAGGTGAGGAAAAGAAAAATCTCACTGTTGCAGAACTTATGGATCTCTTCCACAAAAATAGTGGACAAGTCCTCAATGACGATGCCTTGGTACTCGGTTAA
- the groES gene encoding co-chaperone GroES — protein MALKPLGDRIVVRFEETEEKTASGFVLAGASHEATKTAEVLAVGEGIRTLTGELIAPSVAAGDKVLVENGAGVNVKDGDDSVSIIREADILAVLA, from the coding sequence ATGGCATTGAAACCATTGGGCGATCGTATCGTTGTCCGTTTTGAAGAAACAGAAGAAAAAACAGCTAGTGGCTTTGTATTGGCAGGAGCTAGTCATGAAGCTACAAAGACTGCTGAGGTTTTGGCAGTAGGTGAAGGAATCCGTACTCTTACTGGTGAATTGATTGCACCTAGTGTTGCAGCAGGCGATAAAGTTCTTGTTGAAAATGGTGCAGGTGTCAATGTTAAAGACGGAGATGATTCCGTTTCAATTATCCGTGAAGCAGATATTTTAGCGGTCCTAGCTTAG
- the groL gene encoding chaperonin GroEL (60 kDa chaperone family; promotes refolding of misfolded polypeptides especially under stressful conditions; forms two stacked rings of heptamers to form a barrel-shaped 14mer; ends can be capped by GroES; misfolded proteins enter the barrel where they are refolded when GroES binds): MAKDIKFSSDARAAMVRGVDTLADTVKVTLGPKGRNVVLEKAFGSPLITNDGVTIAKEIELEDHFENMGAKLVSEVASKTNDIAGDGTTTATVLTQAIVREGLKNVTAGANPIGIRRGIEAAVATAVEELKAIAQPVANKEAIAQVAAVSSRSEKVGEYISEAMERVGNDGVITIEESRGMETELEVVEGMQFDRGYLSQYMVTDNEKMVADLENPFILVTDKKISNIQDVLPLLEEVLKTSRPLLIIADDVDGEALPTLVLNKIRGTFNVVAVKAPGFGDRRKAMLEDIAVLTGATVITEDLGLELKDATMAALGQASKVTVDKDSTVIVEGAGSAEAIANRVNLIKSQLETTTSEFDREKLQERLAKLSGGVAVVKVGAATETALKEMKLRIEDALNATRAAVEEGIVAGGGTALVNVIAKVAELDLEGDDATGRNIVLRALEEPVRQIAYNAGYEGSVIIDKLKNSPVGTGFNAANGEWVDMVEAGIIDPVKVTRSALQNAASVASLILTTEAVVANKPEPEAPAAPAMDPGMMGY; encoded by the coding sequence ATGGCAAAAGATATTAAATTTTCATCAGATGCACGCGCAGCAATGGTTCGTGGTGTTGATACTTTGGCTGATACAGTTAAGGTAACGCTTGGCCCTAAAGGTCGTAACGTGGTTTTGGAAAAAGCTTTTGGCTCACCTCTTATCACTAATGATGGTGTAACAATTGCTAAGGAAATCGAACTCGAAGATCACTTTGAAAATATGGGTGCCAAACTGGTCAGCGAAGTGGCTTCAAAAACTAACGATATTGCCGGTGACGGAACAACTACAGCCACTGTTTTGACACAAGCTATTGTCCGTGAAGGTCTAAAAAATGTAACGGCTGGTGCTAATCCAATCGGTATCCGTCGTGGGATTGAAGCAGCTGTGGCTACAGCTGTGGAAGAGCTTAAAGCTATTGCTCAACCAGTTGCCAATAAGGAAGCCATTGCCCAAGTTGCAGCTGTTTCATCACGTTCTGAAAAAGTTGGTGAATACATTTCAGAAGCTATGGAACGTGTTGGTAATGACGGTGTTATCACTATCGAAGAGTCTCGTGGTATGGAGACAGAACTCGAAGTGGTTGAAGGTATGCAGTTTGACCGTGGTTATCTTTCTCAGTACATGGTTACTGATAATGAAAAAATGGTCGCTGACCTTGAAAATCCATTTATCCTTGTGACTGACAAGAAAATTTCAAATATTCAAGATGTCCTCCCACTCTTGGAAGAAGTGCTTAAGACCAGTCGTCCACTTTTGATTATTGCTGATGATGTGGATGGTGAAGCGCTTCCAACGCTTGTTCTTAACAAGATTCGTGGAACTTTCAATGTTGTTGCTGTTAAGGCGCCTGGCTTTGGTGACCGCCGTAAAGCGATGTTAGAAGACATTGCCGTATTGACAGGAGCAACTGTTATTACTGAGGATCTTGGTCTTGAGCTTAAGGATGCAACGATGGCAGCACTTGGTCAAGCTTCGAAAGTAACTGTGGATAAAGATAGCACAGTTATCGTTGAAGGTGCAGGAAGCGCAGAAGCGATTGCTAACCGTGTTAACCTCATCAAGTCTCAATTGGAAACAACAACATCTGAGTTTGACCGTGAAAAACTTCAAGAACGTTTGGCTAAATTGTCAGGCGGGGTTGCAGTCGTTAAGGTTGGTGCAGCCACTGAAACAGCCCTTAAAGAAATGAAACTTCGTATTGAAGATGCCCTTAATGCTACTCGTGCCGCTGTTGAAGAAGGTATCGTAGCAGGTGGGGGTACAGCCTTAGTTAACGTCATTGCTAAGGTTGCTGAACTTGATCTTGAAGGTGACGACGCTACAGGACGTAATATTGTCCTCCGTGCCTTGGAAGAGCCAGTGCGCCAAATTGCTTATAACGCTGGTTATGAAGGTTCCGTTATCATCGATAAATTGAAAAATAGCCCAGTTGGTACAGGATTTAACGCTGCCAATGGTGAATGGGTAGATATGGTTGAAGCAGGAATCATTGACCCAGTTAAGGTAACGCGTTCTGCTCTTCAAAATGCCGCTTCAGTAGCAAGTCTTATCTTGACAACCGAAGCAGTCGTTGCCAACAAACCTGAACCAGAGGCTCCAGCAGCGCCAGCTATGGATCCAGGAATGATGGGTTACTAA
- a CDS encoding superinfection immunity protein: protein MKQQDWIDFFQAVNGRNPSIQEMAEAAQKGEFIRETPKQTVEITKPVPQKDTVETKQDSEGVEPTEPAPSTEVVETAEKDVDSYDVAEEPLTNSTADEEETFQATNLSQEKQSKTFQEQVKPVVETASQTVNQFANQTGETFQQASKNLNETWKKQDKKTQTNFIMLAIADIPFIIWALGIYLIGVASDEVGATLPSALFLLIFSLPFVALIILPALLNKTDKKWLIFVLSILLNWTFIGWVILLVVSINMNKEAERIKQQQMMMQMAGQQGSSGTFNPFQ, encoded by the coding sequence ATGAAGCAACAAGATTGGATCGATTTTTTCCAAGCAGTTAATGGTCGTAATCCAAGTATTCAAGAAATGGCTGAAGCAGCTCAGAAAGGCGAGTTTATCCGAGAAACTCCCAAACAAACTGTCGAAATAACAAAACCTGTCCCACAAAAAGACACTGTAGAAACTAAGCAAGACTCAGAAGGTGTTGAGCCTACAGAACCTGCACCATCAACAGAAGTTGTAGAAACTGCCGAAAAAGATGTTGACAGCTATGACGTCGCTGAAGAGCCACTCACTAACTCTACAGCAGATGAAGAAGAAACTTTCCAAGCAACTAACTTATCTCAAGAAAAGCAATCAAAGACCTTCCAGGAACAAGTTAAACCTGTTGTAGAAACTGCCAGTCAGACTGTTAACCAATTTGCGAATCAAACTGGTGAAACTTTCCAACAAGCAAGTAAAAATCTAAACGAAACTTGGAAGAAACAAGACAAGAAAACCCAGACAAACTTCATCATGTTAGCCATCGCTGATATTCCATTTATCATCTGGGCCCTCGGAATATATTTAATTGGAGTTGCTAGCGATGAAGTTGGGGCAACATTACCCTCAGCACTTTTCCTCCTAATTTTTTCTTTACCTTTTGTAGCACTTATTATCTTACCAGCCCTCCTAAACAAAACAGACAAGAAATGGCTAATCTTTGTCTTATCTATCCTCCTAAACTGGACATTCATCGGTTGGGTCATCCTTCTTGTTGTTTCTATCAATATGAATAAGGAAGCAGAGCGTATCAAGCAGCAACAAATGATGATGCAAATGGCAGGTCAACAAGGAAGTTCTGGTACATTTAACCCTTTTCAGTAA
- a CDS encoding DUF2752 domain-containing protein, protein MKNYFTRLWAYHQRFFRLYLLVLVAVYGVYLLHLPTPLSLILRPFGLKAWSAGLTRASVRLLHLDWQGAWDYNPLIYPLVVYILTYFFLFPIFSDKKIIRK, encoded by the coding sequence ATGAAAAACTATTTCACACGCTTGTGGGCCTACCACCAGCGTTTTTTTAGATTATATCTCTTAGTTTTAGTGGCAGTTTATGGAGTCTACCTTTTACATCTTCCAACACCACTCAGTTTAATCCTAAGACCATTTGGCCTTAAAGCTTGGAGTGCCGGTCTAACACGCGCTAGTGTTAGACTCTTACACCTAGATTGGCAAGGAGCCTGGGACTATAATCCACTGATATATCCTCTAGTGGTCTATATCCTAACCTATTTCTTTCTCTTTCCCATCTTTAGTGATAAGAAGATTATAAGGAAATAA
- a CDS encoding TM2 domain-containing protein, translated as MNPVDQWITINAKYFPTEQVQYIRQRLEALPEQQLSMLYSISFQDPTMLLIISLLGGTLGIDRFLLGQIGLGVGKLLTCGGCGIWSIVDLFLIMDATRQSNAQKLFAVIG; from the coding sequence ATGAATCCAGTCGATCAATGGATAACCATTAACGCCAAGTATTTCCCAACAGAACAAGTTCAGTACATCCGTCAACGTCTTGAAGCACTTCCTGAGCAACAACTTTCAATGCTTTACTCAATCAGCTTCCAAGATCCAACAATGTTGTTGATTATTTCACTTCTAGGTGGGACTCTTGGAATTGACCGCTTTCTATTAGGACAAATTGGTCTCGGTGTTGGTAAACTTTTGACGTGTGGTGGATGTGGTATCTGGTCAATCGTTGACTTATTCCTCATCATGGATGCTACTCGCCAATCAAACGCTCAAAAACTATTTGCAGTTATTGGCTAA